GCGGCTTCTCCCTTCAGCTCGACGAAGATCGTGTGGGTCGGTGTCGAGCCGATGTTGTGACCGGAGTGCCGCTGGGCAGGAAGCCACACGGCCTTCCCGGCGGGAAGCGAGACGTCCAGTTCCCGATCTCCGGAGGTCAGACGCCGGTCGAATGAGGAAAGCGTGATCATGACGCTGTTCGGATGGGAGTGCGGGGTGGTCTGCGTTCCTGGGGTGTCGGTGTACTCCAGGACGCGAACGAGCTCGTTCTCCCACAGCACCCGGTAGTGATCGGGATTCGTTGTTGTCGGATCGTCGTCAACCATGGCAGAACGCTACGCCGCGGGCAGTCGACCCACCAGGGAGCGATTGTGTCAGCGCGACTGGGATGATTCTCCGCTGGAGCGGCGCTGACTGACTGTCTTAGGTTGGACGCTGTCGGTGACGGACGTCCTGTCGAAAGCCGGCGGAGCCAACCTCACCCGCGTACAGTCATCGGCACGTCGATATCAGAAGGGAACGGCCCATGTTCTTCGACTCCTGGTCAGACCTCACCCGAATACTCATCGTTGGCGTCCTCACCTACGCGGGAGTGGTGCTTATCCTCCGCGTCACAGGCAAGAGGACACTCTCACAGCTCAACGCCTTCGACTTCATCGTGACCGTCGCCCTCGGGTCGATGATGGCGACGATCATGCTGTCGACCGACATCTCGCTCAGTGAGGGTCTGGTGGCGCTCGGCCTGCTCGCGGGCCTTCAGGTCGCCGTCGCGTTCGTGAATTCACGCGTGTCGTGGGCGCGCGCTGTTCTCACGTCGAAACCTGCCCTGCTCGTGCAGGACGGCGTGGTCCTCACCGAGACGGTGAAGAAGCACCGATTGAGCGAATCCGCGCTGCGCCAGTCCATCCGCATGGCAGGGCTGGGCGGACTGGACCAGGTCGGCGCGGTCGTGCTCGAAACAAACGGCACCCTCAGCGTCGTGCCCTCCGAGAGCATGGGTGATCGGTGGGCGATCTCAGATATCACTGGTGTGGACGGGCAGGGCCGCCAGGCTAAGCACCTGTAAGTCGGCGGACTCCCGCGCCGAGGTGTCGAGTCGGGCGGGTCGGTGCCGCGTCACCAACCGCGAACGCACGAATTGGGGAATACGAGGCCGGACGTGTCCTCGGCTCACGAGGGCTTGACGGCGCGGATGAGAGCGCCGTGCATGCCGGGCGCCACCTCGTGGGTGAACGTCACCTCCGCCTCTGCGAATCCTGCCTCGGCCAGCCCGTCGAGATACTCCGAGCGGGAGAG
This is a stretch of genomic DNA from Flaviflexus salsibiostraticola. It encodes these proteins:
- a CDS encoding cupin domain-containing protein yields the protein MVDDDPTTTNPDHYRVLWENELVRVLEYTDTPGTQTTPHSHPNSVMITLSSFDRRLTSGDRELDVSLPAGKAVWLPAQRHSGHNIGSTPTHTIFVELKGEAAGQQSETAVGPE
- a CDS encoding DUF421 domain-containing protein; this translates as MFFDSWSDLTRILIVGVLTYAGVVLILRVTGKRTLSQLNAFDFIVTVALGSMMATIMLSTDISLSEGLVALGLLAGLQVAVAFVNSRVSWARAVLTSKPALLVQDGVVLTETVKKHRLSESALRQSIRMAGLGGLDQVGAVVLETNGTLSVVPSESMGDRWAISDITGVDGQGRQAKHL